The DNA region ATCCGGGGAACCCTTCTCAATGCCTGCAGGTGACAGTAAATCCGTAAAAAATATATGTTGGAAATATGATAGAATTTATCTTGGAAGCGGGGACAGACCTTCCAATTGATTCCCATGGCAAATGTCATTTTGAGATGACACGAAGGAACTTGCTACAAAATCAATAAATTTCTGAAATCCACAAAACAAAGGGAAAACTATATTAAAACCGAAAAGAAGTGATATTTAGATTTGTTAAGAAGTCAACAAAATCTTGACATCTCACAGTGTTACACGAAGCATAAACCAAACAGAACTAGAAATTGGCAACAATTGTAGTGAGCCTAGCAACAAAACTAGTGAGCATTGGCAATTACAGAAATTaccaaaaacaaaaggaaaaaaaaaatcaaaaccccaaggatacaatcaagaaTGGTGTTGAGCCCTCGCAACCTGGTCCTTATATAACAGATGTTCCTTTGAAACACCTTAGCTGAGCTCCAAAGCAAAGAGAAGCAAGAAACATATTCTATATCACAACAAACACCCACCTAAATGTGCTATGGAATTTCGTGCACAGTTCTACAGGATTTCAACctattttcttcttgcatatCCTAAGAGTTATTATCAGAAACGCTTCTATAAAGGGTCAATAAATCCGATTGGCCAACAATGGCTTATTCCACAAAGAATTAACAATTGAACATTGCAAGAAAAGGTCTGACTAGTTTAATCCATGCAAGATGCAAATATTAGTATAAATGATTGTTTTAGATCCATAAAAGCAGTCATAACTCTATGCTGCACACCTCCCATATTAAGTTGGTATGtgttcaaaaagaaaaaatggaaatgAACCAAGAATCAAAAGTTTCAAACGTTCAATATTTCAAAACAGAGAGAGTgtgattaaaaaagaaattacaatgaaTAAAAGAATTCCAACCTTAGCCTCCTCATAAGTTGACATGTAGCCAAAGGATACTCTTACGGCTCCAGTAGGTTTTCCATTGATTACATCATGATCATCCCAGCAAACATGGCCAGCCTAAATACAgaaatattgttatttttttttttatacaataaCATCACATATAGACCAATCACAGACAGTCATGAGCAAGTTAAAGCAGAAAATAGAAATACCTCCGTATTTGATAAAAGATCCAAATGAGACAAGCCAAGGTATTTTGCACATGCACCTGGATTACAGAAGCATCCTGTCTAAATAGACAGCAGGTGGAGATTATTATTCAGCATTCAATTGATGACTGTAAAGTACAAAAAAAAgagtccccccccccccctcctctCCCAAAAACAAAAAATGGATGAGTAGAAAATTTTAATGTTAAGGAAAAATATGACACTGAAATTCATAAGTCATACCCTTAGCTGAATTCCTGAAAGAGATGCCAGCTTTTCCACTTCACGGtatccataccaagaaccatctgCCCTTTTTAAGTTGAATGAAACAATAGGACCCATTTCATAACACAGTTCCTGGATGGaagaaaatttaataaatacagcACAGAGAACTCCAATTTCAATAAGATGTGGTGATGCAAACCTCATTTGATAAATTAGAAACTAAGAAAAGAGCTCCCTTATATCTCATATAACCCCACAGTTATGTAtacaattttttcataaaaaagaaACTTATGAGAAAGAAAAGACTGCATAGAAAGAGGACAAGATACCCACACAAGAAGAAAGAAACTACAATATTGAATCATGTAAAAAACAGATGTCAATCTCTCTGCATATTCACCAATCGAACACCTAAGTCAATTTTAAGAATTTACAGAGAAGGTTCAGAAGGTATCCTTATCCCAAGAGTTGTGTAAAGGAGAAATCTGCTATGTAAGTTCAAACATTTCCTTCAAACATTGAAGGATAGCAAAAAATGAAACATTGTCAGAGTTTTAACTTGTTTATGCATATCAAAGCCTTCAAATTTTAGTACATAAAAACTGACGCAGGTCCCTGGGGAAAATCTGGTTCTCTGCATAAGTGTCTAAAAAGAGCTTGTTCCATAGATAATTTGTATCTAAACAAtggggaaaaaaaaaaagtagtgacATAAATATTAAGCACCAACTTCAACAACTGCTATGCAAGGGCATGTGGAAAGCTGAAAAGGCCTTGGAAAAGCCTCAGAAAGAGGAAAACTGCTGACCCAGTTATCCTCCTAAAATTTGATCCTAAACTGTTAGCTATAGTCAAAATGAAAAGAGAAGTTAAATAGGATGAACCCTAAGAAGATAAACTTCCAAAAACTAGCACAAGCAGGTCATCTCAGAGACATGGTGTACCACCCATTCGGTTGCAAGATGAACCGACTTTGAATATCTTTGTGCTAGAAGGAAGAACATTCTAAACAGATAAACTAGCAGATATCTTCACCACATCTGTGTGCAATTATGGGGTAGCATACATATGTAACAATCTAGATGCATGACATGTCTGCTTTAGCTTAAGAGGAGTGTTTATATTATACAATCCCTTTGTAAATAGTCAATCGGATATCCACTTGTCCTCAATTGATCACCCTATGTCTAAGGGAATAGATTATGTGTATTCAGCACATAAATTCATGAACACAGGGCTTTTCAAGTCATTCACGTCACACAGAAGTAATTTCAAGAGTATAATAAAACTATAAATTGGACAACAACTAAAGAATTCATTATGTATTAACTAACCATTGAACTTTGATGTCCATAGATTATGCACACATTAGATCCATTGCAATGTCTCAAAGCCAAAAGCATTTTTCTTGTATATAAGGCAAGAGATTTTGTATGTCTACAAGGCAACAAAATTTTGAAACttcaaaaagaataataataaatcacAGAGAGATCAAGGTATTCAAATGAAGAAAGCAAAACAAGCATGTAGATTGAGCATTGTTGCAGAGACCACAGAGAAGATGTCAAGTGTTGTATTGGTAGGTATACGCTGTTAGAAATTAAGAGAATATCCTATGACTTATGTCCGTACTTAACCATGATTACAGTTTTAGTATTATTATAAATAGgaattaacattttttattttgaatacacCTCATTCATTAGATTATACTCATCAAAATATTCATAATCTTTaccctctctttcccttcttccatATCTAAAACCTACAATCTCAACAAAATATGGCCGAAATACCCTCTATAATAGCTTGAGCAATCCTCCCACTTGAGAACTTCTTGAAGTTGAACTAGGCCTACTTTGTCTCAATATTACTGTTAGTAAGCTTCCCATCTTGAGTGTAACAGTTGAAATTGTAATTAAGAAAGGGGTGGAGGGTGCCCAAGTACCTCGTTGTACAAAAAGCAGTAGCGTATCTCTATACATAAATAGCTATAGCAACGACAATCATTCTCACAAGGTGGGGTCAATTACAAATTTACAATCAAACAATACTATCATATTATGGCAATaagttttcttaaaaaaaaaattaaatctaggTCTTTCAATTTGTTCTTCCTCTACAGTTTTTTTAATTCTACTAACCTTATTGGGGAACTCCACTTAATAGGCTATTATTGACCTACTCCTCACACAACCAAACAATCTTAGGCAAGACTATATCATCTTTCTCTTAATTGGTGTTAGTCCTACCTTCCTTCTAATACTTTCATGATTGATCTTAGAATGTACATCCAATCACTCACTGGAAGACTAATATAAAACCTAGTTTATGCTCTTGTTGGCACTTTATCCTAACACCAAAAAGCATCTCTAGATTTTCCATTGAAAAGCATAAGCATATATCAGCATACGACCAATAAGATTAAGATATCATGTGATAGGTGTAAAGGTCTCCTGCATGGAAAtgggagttttttttttaattttttttaaaaggtatTTATCCTATTCTGCATACCGTGATATTGCAGATGCAGTTAGAGATCTCAGGATTTTGAAGCCATGGCGGACAGATGCTATACTCAGGAATGAAACTGTACCATCCTCAAACAACTCCTCAATACCTTCCCTTCTTTTAATGAAATCAATATCAGCAATTGAAGCAGCAACAGTTCCTGTGACGGCCACCGATCAACCACATAACTGAGTACTAAACACAGAATCACAGACAGGGATACAATTGTAACCAATAAGCCACAAACCTCCACTAAAATAAGTCTTCTTCAGCAACTTGGCAGCGTCTGTGATGATAAATAATGAGGCAAATTTTCACAAGGGATAATTAATACCATAACTAAATTTTCCATTATCAATGAATACATttagaaaatagaaggaaaagaGGAGATATCATGAAAGAACACAAGATGGCAGTCAATAATTAGTAAATGAACACAAGAGCTATTTCTTTTTTATAAACTATTATTAGGAAGCATTCTAAGAACCTAGACAATTGGAAGtagcttttttcttttatttctttttttctttttccttttcttttgtgtTTGTGTGTGCACTACCCTCATGTGCTCAGCGTAATGAGTAATGACATTCATTCAAGGGACAAAGGTTTTGTTTCCCATTTTGGTAATAAATACATGATATAACAAGTCCATCCATAGGATGCAGGCTTCTTTCTAAAGCATATACACATTACATCAGTAGAATCATCTATTCGTGACATAATACCAATGAAGATAACTTTCTTGTTACTAAATGTCACTgagaaataaataagaaaatgaaatataGTGTCAGTAAAGTGCAGCAAATTATTCCATTTTTCAAAGATAGGTAGCTTACCATTTCGAACAATAAGAGCTCCAAGCCCAGTTGGATAGCCAAAGAGCTGACAAGAACACAAGATCAGTTTTTGAAGTAGCTCtagataaaaacaaaataaacacttACAAACTCATACCTTGTAGAATGAGATTGTGACAAAATCTGCAGGATATTTGGATAAATCAGGTGGCATGGTGGCACATCCTTTTGCAGCATCAATCAAGACCATCCATTGTCCATTTCTTATGAGAGAAATAGTAAATATAAGATCAATGCTTTAacaaagttaaacaaaataaatgaagCATCTCAatatatgaatgtgtattagatagagagagaaagagacaaGGCATAAcacaaattaaatacatatatatataggtCTTCTATCATTGTAGAGATTTCTCCCGCATTAGAAGAACAGGTAAAACAATGGGTAAGAAAAATAATGGAAGAAATCATACAAAGGAGTAAAGTTGAAGTTCGTGTACTGGATTCTCCTCATTTTAGAAAGTAGTAAAAATGGAACTGGAAACCAAAAATTCCTATAACACCAACAAGTGACATATACAAGTCTTAAATGCTAACATGAATCCTGACGCTATGATTATTGAACCTCAAGTACCTAGTAATCTGGCATATACAAAAGTGGACACCATCACGCATGCACACAATTTCCCATCAAACAACTAGAGTATATTTCATTGTCACAAACCATTACATTGAATCAAGCAAGAACTTCAAATGCAGATTCAATTTGACAAACAACTTCATTATCTAATGAATCTCGCTGAACTATAATGGCAAATGGTTAAATATGTATGAGTGAAGTCACTTTTTATACTACTTAGACAAAGATTTAAAGGCATGCATAACAAGATAATAAGACAAACAACTTTGTATATTACTTGCAAACTGAAGAAATCCCTAAATCCCTGCTCGAGTGCTCCTTGATAATCTTGACCAAGTCAAGGTCAAATCTCAACCCTGAGAAGTTGCACTCAGAGGGAAAAGCAAACAAATTATACACATGACCTGCATTAGAAAAACAGATATAAGTAAGGTAGTCTAGAAcctaggaagaaaaaaaaaaaccataatctTAAGATTTACCATCTGGCTTTCCCTCCAGCAACCCAGCTACTTTTCTCCTTTGTACTTGGTGTGGTGATATCTTCATAGCAATGTTTTCTCCAGATACTCCAGGAGCTTCATTTTCTTTAATGTCTACAGCTATGGATGCAGCCCCTTGACCAAGAGCGTATCTAAAACTAGTTAAGGAGATGGATAGGCTGAACTTATTAATCACCAAAGCAGAGCAATGGTAATGGAATATTTAACAGCACAATAGATTTATTAGAAGCAACATCAACATTTTTCCAAGGAAGTACAATGTGGAAGTGATTAGATACAATAACATATTCAGAAAAGAAGGTGAAAAAAGAAACAGGCATTCTCTGAATACAAACACAAGAAAGTCAAATTACTACAGAAAAATTAGATGAAATAGTTCAATGTTGAAGTCCCACTGAACAGAAATTTTGAATTGGAGTCACATCAGAGCAGTAGAAATATCTAACGATGTCCATTTAACtgatttcaaatcttatcctatTTTACTAAATCTAATGGAATAATGTCACCTGAACAGTGATAGTACACACTAGAATACCATTATGTCTTACACCCGCACGTTGCAGGGAGTGATTACTTAGCACTCTCCTGATAAAAGCCAAAGGATATCCTtataaaattgaattttcatttttaataaggTAGGTATAGGATACTCTCTTATACCAAGAACACTATTATGATTCTCCATCGTATACATAAAAGTGCTGTCACAACTCCATGGAAAAGCCTCTCCAACTAACTTCAGTGCTGCTGTTGCCCCAAAGGTAAATATACATTTATAGTCTTTTGGAGATGCATTGCAATAATCGAGGACCTGTATGACTGATAGTCAAAATATACGTGAAGATGTAGATTACAAATATCAAAAGTACAAAAAGAGCTAATCAAACAGCAATCTCTTCGTATGAAACTACTAGATGGACACATCTATATCGGTGATTCAACAAGGCCCATACAAGTCAATCAAACATAACAAGATAAGCCCTGCATTGCATCCAGACTCCAGTAATAGTGGATGACATGCAATCACCAATAGAAATGTATCTAGCATGAGGATAGGAACATGAATCTTTGCATAAGACATTCATAGTAACTTCTTTCTAGATCCTAGAGATCTCTCAGCAAACAATCTAATCCGAATTATCATGATTGAATCACAGCAATTCAAATGCATAGAAAACAAAAGTCATAAGT from Arachis hypogaea cultivar Tifrunner chromosome 10, arahy.Tifrunner.gnm2.J5K5, whole genome shotgun sequence includes:
- the LOC112716207 gene encoding molybdenum cofactor sulfurase isoform X1 produces the protein MDAAKQEFLKEFGEHYGYPNTPKTIDQIRATEFNRLRDLVYLDHAGATLYSELQMESIFGDLTSKVYGNPHSQSDSSSATLEIVKDARQQVLDYCNASPKDYKCIFTFGATAALKLVGEAFPWSCDSTFMYTMENHNSVLGIREYALGQGAASIAVDIKENEAPGVSGENIAMKISPHQVQRRKVAGLLEGKPDGHVYNLFAFPSECNFSGLRFDLDLVKIIKEHSSRDLGISSVCKNGQWMVLIDAAKGCATMPPDLSKYPADFVTISFYKLFGYPTGLGALIVRNDAAKLLKKTYFSGGTVAASIADIDFIKRREGIEELFEDGTVSFLSIASVRHGFKILRSLTASAISRHTKSLALYTRKMLLALRHCNGSNVCIIYGHQSSMELCYEMGPIVSFNLKRADGSWYGYREVEKLASLSGIQLRTGCFCNPGACAKYLGLSHLDLLSNTEAGHVCWDDHDVINGKPTGAVRVSFGYMSTYEEAKKFIDFVASSFVSSQNDICHGNQLEGIEKGSPDTGYHLKSITIYPIKSCGGFCSRSWPLSKNGLKHDREWILMSLNGEILTQKKVPEMCFISTFIDLSQGILFVESPHCKERLQIKLESGVNHGAMEELELYGQRYKVYNYSKETNVWFSEAIGKPCTLFRYSSTEHDFMLNKTKGVATCRDTKSTLNFPNEAQFLLVSEESVSDLNRRLCSDVQKDICVTAMQVDASRFRPNLVVSGGRPYGEDGWRTIRIGNTYFRSLGGCNRCQMINFSQNAGEVQKSNEPFATLASYRRVKGKILFGILLKYESSDEEQQHDYSWLHIGQHVHPESI
- the LOC112716207 gene encoding molybdenum cofactor sulfurase isoform X2; this encodes MDAAKQEFLKEFGEHYGYPNTPKTIDQIRATEFNRLRDLVYLDHAGATLYSELQMESIFGDLTSKVYGNPHSQSDSSSATLEIVKDARQQVLDYCNASPKDYKCIFTFGATAALKLVGEAFPWSCDSTFMYTMENHNSVLGIREYALGQGAASIAVDIKENEAPGVSGENIAMKISPHQVQRRKVAGLLEGKPDGHVYNLFAFPSECNFSGLRFDLDLVKIIKEHSSRDLGISSVCKNGQWMVLIDAAKGCATMPPDLSKYPADFVTISFYKLFGYPTGLGALIVRNGTVAASIADIDFIKRREGIEELFEDGTVSFLSIASVRHGFKILRSLTASAISRHTKSLALYTRKMLLALRHCNGSNVCIIYGHQSSMELCYEMGPIVSFNLKRADGSWYGYREVEKLASLSGIQLRTGCFCNPGACAKYLGLSHLDLLSNTEAGHVCWDDHDVINGKPTGAVRVSFGYMSTYEEAKKFIDFVASSFVSSQNDICHGNQLEGIEKGSPDTGYHLKSITIYPIKSCGGFCSRSWPLSKNGLKHDREWILMSLNGEILTQKKVPEMCFISTFIDLSQGILFVESPHCKERLQIKLESGVNHGAMEELELYGQRYKVYNYSKETNVWFSEAIGKPCTLFRYSSTEHDFMLNKTKGVATCRDTKSTLNFPNEAQFLLVSEESVSDLNRRLCSDVQKDICVTAMQVDASRFRPNLVVSGGRPYGEDGWRTIRIGNTYFRSLGGCNRCQMINFSQNAGEVQKSNEPFATLASYRRVKGKILFGILLKYESSDEEQQHDYSWLHIGQHVHPESI